In a genomic window of Punica granatum isolate Tunisia-2019 chromosome 6, ASM765513v2, whole genome shotgun sequence:
- the LOC116212012 gene encoding uncharacterized protein LOC116212012: MAPKGDGIVEWTDELESAFVDILVDKFQRTHTSSWRMKDWEQISKELEEKFPGVILGGDKVKTKAQRMKTQYTQFTELIQHTGVGWDGPTNTVKANPDIWDKFIKRNSNFRTFRSKGCKHYEALKLIYKTSSATGGLRISSTDPPHSPRSYERIEEEFLALRNSRGKEAIDLAEGSGDSDDPIDEAEEPVVTGSRRRVRKRGSSNKSQLQELIDLYKESKVKKDKAKNSTPPESKKSKSVTSPEKPAQNSIGEAMVILNQMRGTISVREYLAGTARITEDERWRQAFVWMYEEARREWLHNLVHP; encoded by the exons ATGGCTCCCAAGGGTGATGGCATAGTTGAGTGGACCGACGAGCTTGAGAGTGCATTCGTTGACATTTTGGTCGATAAATTCCAAAGGACGCATACATCAAGTTGGAGAATGAAGGACTGGGAACAGATAAGTAAGGAACTGGAAGAGAAATTCCCAGGTGTGATTCTTGGCGGCGACAAGGTCAAAACAAAAGCACAAAGGATGAAGACACAGTACACACAATTCACCGAGTTGATTCAGCACACAGGAGTTGGTTGGGATGGGCCGACTAACACCGTGAAAGCGAATCCTGATATTTGGGACAAGTTTATCAAG CGGAACAGTAACTTCAGGACTTTTCGGTCAAAAGGATGTAAGCATTATGAGGCCTTGAAACTGATATACAAAACATCGTCAGCAACAGGGGGACTACGAATTTCATCAACCGACCCACCTCATAGCCCCCGATCCTATGAACGCATAGAAGAGGAATTTCTAGCATTACGGAACAGCCGTGGCAAAGAGGCTATCGATCTTGCAGAGGGATCCGGCGACAGTGATGATCCAATTGATGAAGCTGAGGAACCTGTCGTCACAGGGTCGCGGCGACGCGTGAGAAAGAGAGGTTCAAGCAACAAGTCGCAGTTGCAGGAGTTGATCGACTTGTACAAGGAAAGTAAGGTGAAGAAGGACAAAGCGAAAAATTCTACCCCTCCGGAGTCAAAGAAGAGCAAGTCAGTGACGAGCCCAGAGAAACCAGCACAGAACAGCATCGGAGAAGCCATGGTAATCCTCAATCAAATGAGGGGAACAATTTCTGTACGGGAGTATCTGGCCGGTACAGCACGTATTACGGAGGATGAACGATGGCGACAGGCGTTTGTTTGGATGTACGAAGAAGCTAGGCGCGAATGGTTGCACAACCTTGTTCATCCTTGA
- the LOC116210272 gene encoding transcription repressor OFP7, whose translation MARRLRLRISRLLQSCRSKDPTSLPSDPVPVPSLLPRPPPSLGDPSRCFLNACHVPSSLVSYCRSCGCGDRSSRINLRRTGSQKFQWKQEAGFHVIVAAATTATAPRRKTYSSSASDGGRNTHAPPPLERRKRRPRNRKRKPASYRPRISTSSGHSGLFSSEETDNGREGFHDEESAEMLLISSSRSYSTDSSSDGIRKETEASETNKAMKKKKRSRRNKGKARGSYNPEPQVAISSPARLSAVFRKLAPPCVVLEGQPAAKVRESFAVVKRSDCPYEDFKGSMMEMIVEKEMFEEEDLEQLLLCFLSLNSSRHHGAIVAAFSEIWEALFGCRRSSTASAFIRDIQ comes from the exons ATGGCGAGGCGCTTGAGGCTCCGTATCTCCCGACTCCTCCAGTCCTGCCGCTCCAAGGACCCGACCTCCCTCCCCTCCGACCCCGTCCCCGTCCCTTCTCTCCTCCCCCGGCCCCCTCCGTCCCTCGGTGACCCCAGCCGGTGCTTCCTCAACGCCTGCCACGTCCCCTCCTCCCTCGTATCCTATTGCCGCAGCTGCGGCTGCGGCGACAGATCATCTCGCATCAACCTTCGTCGTACCGGATCGCAGAAGTTCCAGTGGAAGCAGGAGGCCGGCTTCCATGTTATTGTGGCTGCCGCCACCACAGCCACCGCTCCCCGCAGGAAAACGTACAGCTCATCGGCCTCCGATGGCGGCCGGAACACTCACGCGCCGCCACCGCTGGAGAGAAGGAAACGGCGGCCGAGGAACAGGAAGAGGAAACCGGCGTCCTATAGGCCGCGCATTAGCACTTCCTCAG GTCATAGCGGGCTCTTCAGCAGCGAGGAAACCGACAACGGGAGAGAAGGATTTCACGACGAAGAGTCGGCGGAGATGCTCCTCATTTCCTCCTCTAGAAGCTACTCCACCGACTCGTCATCGGACGGTATCAGAAAAGAAACTGAAGCATCTGAGACCAACAAAgccatgaagaagaagaagcgcAGCCGGAGGAATAAGGGGAAAGCTAGGGGGAGTTACAATCCGGAGCCCCAGGTGGCGATATCGTCGCCGGCCAGGCTCTCGGCAGTTTTCCGGAAGCTGGCACCGCCATGTGTGGTGCTGGAGGGTCAACCGGCGGCCAAGGTGAGGGAGAGCTTCGCGGTGGTAAAGAGGTCGGATTGTCCTTACGAGGACTTCAAAGGGTCGATGATGGAGATGATCGTGGAGAAGGAGATGTTCGAGGAAGAAGATCTCGAGCAGCTCCTCCTCTGCTTCCTGTCCCTCAACTCGAGCCGCCACCACGGTGCTATCGTCGCTGCCTTCTCCGAGATCTGGGAGGCCCTCTTTGGCTGCCGGAGGTCGTCCACAGCATCCGCATTTATCCGGGACATCCAATGA